A single Anopheles funestus chromosome 2RL, idAnoFuneDA-416_04, whole genome shotgun sequence DNA region contains:
- the LOC125764663 gene encoding uncharacterized protein LOC125764663 isoform X1 codes for MRTIPQLLLLLSTALVLLTVVRSEEQPNPVTEADVTSNSNGPTDEIDEEVQNRLTTGLRLEHELVKEQADAPSTVNGSSEGGIVAIHVDAVGGKEQLRPTQRGLSYIATSFLPREYRFVEILSATREVVAGVRYELTVSAEDEPNGEKHICHLVILEKPWITTEYGEKYRTLEYTNCSSPSTQTAAEETATRLNPVFDANLRQNEELTPERIGELEQQIIVEKVEMLEITSPPTTPLTSDGQDPSLTTSSTTTESEGLSDAAKSAIDELFSFASAPLQNANRNPAQQENVGFGAEVIEETIVPVRVFKNRAEAQDTVTTPATATTTTIAPLDQQVQSTFDEVFKTHQEIQKALDEVIVNGGGRDVQLKYRPVFDSLLQKVKASIDSYYRTTNGGDANVDTAAFVVRDNTNVTPSGVRGFVPTRTAASTRNDDQSSQESDEGQQRESLPAVNLKPPRVDAPTAVAYGTDSDEDEDDQQILTKDQFVKELKDEESLQRVKKHSIWKRNEEVDNKTKDPIGLSDDTEDNDKDEKLSKEELTRQLNADDGLRRDKRGFSSGSFSGGGFGGGSYSGGGYYGGGHYGGGYYGGGGGYYNPYRRRQHRPVQNYYGHYRGKRSAPEVDTPVELNEQDGVKMAERDAKSGSSAANAVPVPSVSSTVSISNVDKDETTTVTSASKIPEEVKNVELDNKTKDPIGLSDDTEDNDKDEKLSKEELARQLNADDGLRRDKRGFSSGSFSSGGFGGGSYSGGGYYGGGHYGGGYYGGGGGYYNPYRRRQHRPVQNYYGHYRGKRSAPEVDTPVELNEQDGVKMAERDAKSGSSAANAVPVPSVSSTVSISNVDRDETTTVTSASKKTEEVKNVELDNKTKDPIGLSDDTEDNDKDEKLSKEELTRQLNADDGLRRDKRGFSSGSFSGGGFGGGSYSGGGYYGGGHYGGGYYGGGGGYYNPYRRRQHRPVQNYYGHYRGKRSAYITTPVELNEQDGVKMAERDAKSGLSAANAVPVPSVSSTVSIGNVDKDETTTLSSASKIPEEVKNVELDNKTKDPIGLSDDTEDNDKDEKLSKEELARQLNADEGLPRNKRDFSGGFGGGSFGGFSGGSFGGGSFSGGDGYYGGGYYGGGYYGGGYYGGGGYYPYRRRYYRPSPYYYGHYRGKRSAPSDDVPVEVSEQDNIKMAEQNTKPEPLAPKIELVTTALGDSNEADEVLTKEQLAQKLNADDGLRRDKRGYSSSIFSSSESHGYGHKVKYYGKYKPRPSYIKVPLSPYHALNRGKRTVSTADSNSINLDDPAEEAPYYYGHHRGKRSAPSDDVPVEVSEQQDNIKMAEQNAKPELLAPKIERVTMAFGDSNEADEVLTKEQLAQKLNADDGLRRDKRGYSSSIFSSSESHGYGHKVKYYGKYKPRPSYIKIPLSPYHALNRGKRTVSTADSNSINLDDPAEEARMKVIATEAIQRLDQMDSDPYQRMLLEVLDARKVSQRSDKSRTTYVLRVLTANSRCAEEESKVTESCKKRLIEDTTKQCTLEVHVLKANAEDSQQVQLTKSKCQKQSNNLGDRLVGGATPVDLSDSAHKERIRLGLVGYESGKHSNFEILFGTVQVVAGTIHRYKIALKDDDQQVYSTCDVKVFTPLPSDAKPEYDFDCQDNKEDEAGNRRRRDVAAPKKLNKVPKTGSAQELTPEEYAKDEHQARVRTGLQQQSALVDGSGNERKVKIVGASMQLVAGRSYTYRLTFPDDESKRVCKLTVWEKPWLKEKAPQEAFKASFECPDSVTRTKRDSYCQGCASPLSADEYGNTEHQERIDKILTFHGLTRGSSLKVINATSQIVAGKKYVYYIQHNNAVCKLTSWERVWLTKSHPEDAYKYTYECEKEVAASKARTRRSVVPGGSRSLSQDELTATEHIERVDKILVSNGGSKESSNARIVSGTVQIVSGKLYKYAVEFSTDGSSQMCKLSSWERPWLEEKDPTEAYKYTVSCPGAKEAGSRQRRHAKKAGGSNELTAEELKDTSHIERIRAGMVSYNSERSKAYNEFEILAGSTQQVAGSLYKYTFRVTSEPDTVCKISIWERVWLESQDQRKYNVKCTGDDDTEQQPDIKSYPQQETSPATTVTPPVKRRSVRSLKIDDDEHVRRQFNKFKHHHRRQYASSMEHEMRFNIFRNNLFKIEQLNKFERGTAKYGVTKFADMTQAEYRAHTGLVVPKQHQDNNHIRNPVATQKDVANVGDMPRSFDWRDQGAVTKVKDQGSCGSCWAFSAIGNIEGLHQIKTNKLESYSEQELIDCDKVDNGCGGGYMDDAFKAVEQLGGLELEEDYPYKAKAQKSCQFNKTLSHVQVKGAVDMPKNETFIAQYLIKNGPIAIGLNANAMQFYRGGISHPWHPLCSHKSIDHGVLIVGYGIKEYPMFNKTLPYWIIKNSWGPKWGEQGYYRIYRGDNSCGVSEMASSAVLA; via the exons ATGCGTACCATTCCGCAGCTTCTACTGCTGCTATCGACGGCACTGGTACTGCTGACGGTGGTCCGTTCCGAGGAGCAACCAAACCCCGTCACCGAGGCAGATGTGACATCGAACAGCAATGGCCCGACGGATGAGATCGACGAGGAAGTACAG AACCGTTTGACTACCGGACTACGCTTGGAGCATGAGCTAGTGAAAGAACAGGCA GATGCTCCTTCGACGGTCAACGGAAGCAGTGAAGGAGGCATCGTTGCCATACACGTCGATGCAGTCGGCGGTAAGGAGCAGCTACGTCCAACGCAGCGCGGACTTTCCTACATTGCGACATCATTCTTACCACGCGAGTACAGATTCGTAGAAATTCTTTCGGCCACGCGCGAAGTGGTGGCCGGTGTACGGTACGAGCTGACTGTAAGCGCTGAAGATGAGCCAAATGGTGAGAAGCATATCTGTCACTTGGTGATCCTCGAGAAGCCCTGGATCACGACGGAGTATGGTGAGAAATATCGTACACTGGAATACACCAACTGTAGTTCGCCATCTACGCAAACAGCGGCTGAAGAGACAGCCACTAGGCTCAATCCCGTGTTTGATGCGAATCTGCGTCAAAATGAAGAACTTACCCCAGAAAGGATTGGAGAGCTCGAGCAACAGATCATTGTGGAAAAGGTGGAAATGTTGGAAATAACATCGCCACCGACGACACCTCTAACCAGCGATGGACAGGATCCATCGCTAACAACCAGCAGCACCACTACCGAGAGCGAAGGATTAAGTGATGCTGCAAAAAGCGCTATTGATGAGCTTTTTAGCTTTGCTAGCGCTCCTCTACAAAATGCCAACCGAAACCCTGCCCAACAAGAAAACGTCGGTTTTGGTGCAGAAGTGATCGAAGAAACGATCGTACCGGTGAGGGTCTTTAAAAATCGTGCAGAAGCACAAGATACCGTGACGACACCAGCAACTGCAACTACCACGACAATAGCACCTTTGGATCAACAGGTACAATCGACATTCGACGAGGTTTTCAAAACACATCAGGAAATACAAAAGGCGCTTGATGAGGTGATTGTAAATGGAGGAGGCCGCGATGTACAGCTCAAGTACCGACCGGTGTTTGATTCGTTGCTGCAGAAGGTGAAAGCCAGCATCGATAGCTATTACCGCACTACAAACGGAGGTGATGCGAACGTTGATACGGCCGCATTTGTCGTGCGTGATAACACGAATGTTACCCCAAGCGGTGTTCGAGGTTTTGTACCGACACGAACAGCTGCGTCCACAAGAAATGATGATCAATCCTCACAAGAAAGTGACGAAGGACAGCAGCGAGAATCGTTACCGGCCGTGAATCTGAAACCTCCTAGGGTCGATGCCCCAACAGCGGTAGCATATGGTACTGACTCGGACGAAGATGAAGACGATCAGCAGATACTCACCAAGGACCAATTTGTCAAGGAATTAAAAGACGAGGAAAGTCTTCAGCGAGTGAAGAAGCATTCGATATGGAAGCGGAACGAAGAGGtggataataaaacaaaagatccAATTGGCTTATCAGATGATACCGAAGATAACGACAAGGACGAAAAGCTCTCGAAGGAAGAACTTACTCGGCAACTAAACGCAGACGATGGTCTGCGGCGGGACAAGCGCGGCTTTTCCAGTGGTAGCTTTTCTGGTGGTGGATTTGGTGGTGGATCATACAGCGGTGGAGGCTACTACGGAGGTGGCCACTATGGAGGCGGCTACtatggaggaggaggaggctaCTACAATCCTTATCGTAGAAGACAACATCGTCCGGTACAAAATTATTATGGTCACTATCGTGGAAAGCGCAGTGCTCCGGAGGTTGATACGCCTGTAGAGTTGAACGAACAAGATGGTGTGAAAATGGCTGAGCGGGACGCTAAATCAGGATCGTCGGCAGCTAATGCAGTGCCTGTACCGTCTGTAAGTTCTACAGTATCTATCAGCAATGTAGATAAAGATGAAACCACAACAGTAACTTCTGCGTCGAAGATACCCGAAGAAGTAAAGAACGTTGAACtggataataaaacaaaagatccAATTGGCTTATCAGATGATACCGAAGATAACGACAAGGACGAAAAGCTCTCGAAGGAAGAACTTGCTCGGCAACTAAACGCAGACGATGGTCTGAGGCGGGACAAGCGCGGCTTTTCCAGTGGAAGCTTTTCTAGTGGTGGATTTGGTGGTGGATCATACAGCGGTGGAGGCTACTACGGAGGTGGCCACTATGGAGGCGGCTACTATGGAGGAGGAGGTGGCTACTACAATCCTTACCGCAGAAGACAACATCGTCCGGTACAAAATTATTATGGTCACTATCGTGGAAAGCGCAGTGCTCCGGAGGTTGATACGCCTGTAGAGTTGAACGAACAAGATGGTGTGAAAATGGCTGAGCGGGACGCTAAATCAGGATCGTCGGCAGCTAATGCAGTGCCTGTACCGTCTGTAAGTTCTACAGTATCTATCAGCAATGTAGATAGAGATGAAACCACAACAGTAACTTCTGCGTCGAAGAAAACCGAAGAAGTAAAGAACGTCGAGCtggataataaaacaaaagatccAATTGGCTTATCAGATGATACCGAAGATAACGACAAGGACGAAAAGCTCTCGAAGGAAGAACTTACTCGGCAACTAAACGCAGACGATGGTCTGCGACGGGACAAGCGCGGCTTTTCCAGTGGAAGCTTTTCTGGTGGTGGATTTGGTGGAGGATCATACAGCGGTGGAGGCTACTACGGAGGTGGCCACTATGGAGGCGGCTACTATGGAGGAGGAGGTGGCTACTACAATCCTTACCGCAGAAGACAACATCGTCCGGTACAAAATTATTATGGTCACTATCGTGGAAAGCGCAGTGCGTATATTACTACGCCTGTAGAGTTGAACGAACAAGATGGTGTGAAAATGGCTGAGCGGGACGCCAAATCAGGATTGTCGGCAGCTAATGCAGTTCCTGTACCGTCTGTAAGTTCTACAGTATCTATCGGCAATGTAGATAAAGATGAAACCACAACATTATCTTCTGCGTCGAAGATACCCGAAGAAGTAAAGAACGTCGAACtggataataaaacaaaagatccAATTGGCTTATCAGATGATACCGAAGATAACGACAAGGACGAAAAGCTCTCGAAGGAAGAACTTGCTCGGCAACTAAACGCAGACGAAGGACTGCCCCGTAACAAACGAGACTTTTCGGGTGGATTTGGTGGTGGAAGTTTCGGAGGTTTTTCTGGCGGGAGTTTCGGCGGAGGTTCTTTCAGCGGCGGCGATGGATATTATGGTGGAGGATATTATGGCGGAGGATACTACGGAGGGGGCTACTACGGCGGGGGAGGATATTATCCTTACCGCAGAAGATATTACCGTCCGTCACCGTACTACTATGGTCATTACCGAGGAAAGCGCAGTGCACCGTCGGATGATGTACCAGTGGAGGTGAGCGAACAGGATAATATCAAAATGGCGGAACAGAATACTAAACCAGAACCCCTAGCACCGAAGATCGAGCTGGTAACGACGGCTCTCGGTGATTCGAACGAAGCGGATGAAGTACTGACCAAGGAACAACTTGCCCAGAAATTGAATGCCGATGATGGACTTCGTCGGGATAAGCGAGGATATTCTTCGTCAATTTTTTCATCGAGCGAAAGCCACGGTTATGGCCATAAAGTGAAATACTATGGAAAATATAAACCACGCCCTTCATACATCAAAGTTCCGCTATCACCTTACCATGCACTCAATCGCGGGAAGCGTACTGTGAGCACGGCCGATAGTAATTCCATCAATCTAGATGATCCTGCAGAAGAAGCACCGTACTACTATGGTCATCACCGAGGAAAGCGCAGTGCACCGTCGGATGATGTACCGGTGGAGGTGAGCGAACAGCAGGATAATATCAAAATGGCGGAACAGAATGCTAAACCAGAACTCTTAGCACCGAAGATCGAGCGGGTAACGATGGCTTTCGGTGATTCGAACGAAGCGGATGAAGTATTGACCAAGGAACAACTTGCCCAGAAATTGAATGCCGATGATGGACTTCGTCGGGATAAGCGAGGATATTCTTCGTCAATTTTTTCATCAAGCGAAAGTCACGGTTATGGCCATAAGGTGAAATATTATGGAAAATATAAACCACGCCCTTCATACATCAAAATTCCGCTATCACCTTACCATGCACTCAATCGCGGAAAGCGTACTGTGAGCACGGCCGATAGTAATTCCATCAATCTAGATGATCCTGCAGAAGAAGCACGAATGAAAGTGATCGCGACTGAGGCGATCCAACGTTTGGATCAGATGGATTCGGATCCATACCAGCGCATGTTGTTAGAAGTGCTCGACGCTCGGAAAGTGTCACAAAGATCCGACAAAAGCCGGACAACGTACGTTCTACGTGTACTAACGGCTAATTCGCGCTGTGCGGAAGAGGAGAGCAAAGTTACGGAGTCATGCAAGAAGCGACTGATTGAGGACACCACGAAACAGTGTACCCTTGAG GTACATGTATTGAAAGCGAATGCGGAAGATTCCCAACAGGTACAATTAACTAAATCTAAATGTCAAAAACAGTCTAACAATTTAGGTGACAGGCTCGTCGGAGGCGCAACACCGGTGGACCTATCCGATTCGGCACACAAGGAGCGCATACGCCTGGGATTGGTTGGCTATGAGAGTGGAAAGCATAG CAACTTCGAGATACTGTTCGGAACAGTTCAGGTCGTAGCGGGCACCATACATCGCTACAAGATCGCTCTGAAGGATGACGACCAGCAGGTGTACAGCACGTGTGATGTGAAGGTGTTCACTCCGCTTCCGTCCGACGCGAAGCCCGAGTACGATTTCGACTGTCAAGATAACAAAGAGGACGAAGCTGGTAATCGCCGACGCCGTGATGTGGCTGCGCCGAAAAAACTGAACAAGGTGCCCAAAACTGGCAGTGCACAGGAGCTAACACCGGAGGAGTATGCGAAGGACGAGCATCAAGCACGGGTTCGCACCGGCCTGCAGCAACAATCGGCCCTGGTCGATGGCAGTGGCAATGAGCGTAAGGTGAAGATTGTTGGGGCAAGCATGCAGCTAGTTGCCGGACGATCGTACACCTACCGATTAACCTTCCCGGACGATGAATCGAAACGCGTCTGCAAACTGACCGTGTGGGAGAAGCCCTGGCTAAAGGAAAAGGCACCACAGGAAGCATTCAAGGCATCGTTCGAATGTCCGGACAGTGTGACGCGAACGAAGCGCGATTCCTACTGTCAGGGTTGTGCCTCACCACTGTCTGCGGACGAGTACGGTAACACCGAGCACCAGGAGCGCATCGATAAGATTCTTACATTTCACGGTCTTACCCGCGGAAG CTCGCTGAAGGTCATTAATGCAACTAGCCAGATTGTTGCCGGTAAGAAGTACGTTTACTACATCCAGCATAACAACGCTGTCTGCAAGTTAACATCCTGGGAGCGTGTCTGGTTGACCAAATCACACCCAGAGGATGCTTACAAATACACGTACGAATGTGAAAAGGAAGTTGCCGCTTCGAAGGCACGCACACGTCGCTCCGTAGTACCCGGTGGTTCTCGTTCCCTGTCACAGGACGAGCTGACGGCTACCGAGCACATTGAGCGGGTCGATAAGATTTTGGTTTCAAACGGTGGATCGAAAGAATCGTC TAATGCCCGGATTGTTAGCGGAACCGTACAAATAGTGTCGGGTAAGCTGTACAAGTACGCTGTCGAATTTAGCACGGATGGAAGTAGCCAGATGTGCAAACTTTCATCCTGGGAACGGCCGTGGCTTGAGGAGAAAGATCCGACGGAAGCGTACAAGTATACCGTTTCCTGTCCGGGTGCGAAGGAAGCAGGAAGCCGTCAACGTCGGCACGCGAAGAAAGCTGGTGGCTCCAACGAACTAACCGCAGAAGAGCTGAAGGATACGTCACACATCGAGCGCATTAGAGCCGGCATGGTTTCGTATAATTCGGAACGATCCAAAGCATACAA TGAATTTGAAATATTGGCTGGATCGACGCAACAGGTCGCTGGTTCGCTGTACAAGTACACCTTCCGTGTAACGAGCGAGCCCGACACTGTGTGCAAAATTTCCATCTGGGAACGTGTATGGCTGGAATCGCAAGATCAGCGTAAGTACAATGTGAAATGTACCGGTGATGACGACACGGAACAGCAACCGGATATCAAAAGCTATCCGCAGCAAGAAACCTCCCCAGCTACGACGGTAACACCACCGGTAAAGCGTCGATCGGTGCGATCGCTCAagatcgatgatgatgagcatGTGCGACGACAGTTTAACAAATTcaagcatcatcatcgccgACAGTACGCTAGCTCTATGGAGCACGAGATGCGCTTCAACATATTCCGCAACAATCTGTTCAAGATCGAGCAGCTGAACAAGTTTGAACGTGGCACAGCCAAGTATGGTGTGACAAAGTTTGCCGACATGACGCAGGCCGAGTATCGGGCACACACGGGCTTGGTAGTGCCGAAACAACACCAAGATAACAATCATATCCGCAATCCGGTTGCCACGCAGAAAGATGTGGCCAATGTGGGCGACATGCCGAGATCGTTCGATTGGCGCGATCAAGGTGCGGTGACGAAGGTTAAAGATCAGGGCAGCTGCGGTTCGTGCTGGGCCTTTAGTGCAATCGGCAACATCGAAGGGCTGCATCAGATCAAGACGAATAAATTGGAATCGTACTCGGAACAGGAGCTGATCGATTGCGACAAGGTGGACAATGGATGCGGTGGTGGTTACATGGATGATGCTTTCAA GGCGGTCGAGCAATTGGGCGGTTTAGAGCTAGAGGAAGACTATCCCTACAAGGCGAAGGCTCAGAAGTCGTGTCAGTTCAACAAAACGCTCAGCCACGTGCAGGTGAAGGGTGCAGTTGACATGCCGAAGAACGAAACCTTCATTGCGCAGTACCTGATCAAAAATGGACCGATTGCAATCGGACTGAATGCGAACGCGATGCAGTTTTACCGCGGTGGCATATCGCACCCTTGGCATCCGCTGTGCAGCCATAAATCGATCGACCATGGTGTACTGATCGTGGGATACGGCATCAAGGAATATCCAATGTTCAACAAGACGCTTCCGTACTGGATCATAAAGAACTCCTGGGGGCCGAAATGGGGCGAACAAGGCTACTATCGTATCTATCGCGGTGACAATTCTTGCGGCGTTAGTGAAATGGCATCGTCCGCCGTACTAGCATAA